A genomic region of Papaver somniferum cultivar HN1 chromosome 7, ASM357369v1, whole genome shotgun sequence contains the following coding sequences:
- the LOC113294614 gene encoding uncharacterized protein LOC113294614, with product MLNYIKVEELPVVSGQEDRRIWVGTLSGEFIVSFAAELIRKKYNKVDWARHVWNPVLHPTTSSNIWKIVQGVCATDEKMQGKGFNLASKCYICGKDTDNIEHISWKCNFSQLIWEWLGGIFLFCNPKSYEDVMKFAKHKSGVVQEVWILDASITMMEIWFLRNMICFEDERGSLVSIKLRIKQYVKDCAFRIRNFMWDCSYDYMIFRNFEIKKQPIKLQKIVELRFCLPEVNQILICCDGASRGNPRAAGMGFVCRGENGEFIYAESRGLGIATNIIAEIMAIIGAAEWAVENNRFNLCIQSDSNAAITAYTSEKIPLIVQARWQRIKLLFRRIQIFHSTREINFTTDVMAKKGACLSRGIRQKYTTKPRFLPSLEMPDKIYYRFC from the coding sequence ATGTTAAACTATATTAAGGTGGAGGAATTACCAGTGGTTTCAGGCCAAGAAGATAGAAGAATCTGGGTAGGTACATTGTCTGGTGAATTTATTGTATCCTTTGCTGCTGAATTGATAAGGAAGAAGTACAATAAAGTAGATTGGGCTAGACATGTGTGGAACCCAGTTCTACATCCTACAACATCCAGTAACATATGGAAAATAGTCCAAGGAGTCTGTGCAACTGATGAGAAAATGCAAGGTAAAGGTTTCAACTTGGCATCAAAGTGTTATATATGTGGTAAGGATACAGACAATATTGAGCATATATCGTGGAAATGTAATTTTAGTCAGCTTATCTGGGAATGGTTGGGAGGAATATTTCTTTTCTGCAATCCTAAATCCTATGAAGATGTAATGAAATTTGCAAAGCATAAAAGTGGTGTAGTGCAAGAAGTGTGGATTCTGGATGCTTCAATAACAATGatggaaatttggtttttaaggaacATGATATGTTTTGAAGATGAAAGGGGGAGTTTGGTTAGTATAAAGCTGAGAATAAAACAGTATGTTAAAGACTGTGCATTTAGAATAAGGAATTTCATGTGGGATTGTAGTTATGACTACATGAttttcagaaattttgagattaagAAGCAACCAATAAAGCTCCAGAAAATTGTTGAACTGAGATTTTGTCTACCTGAAGTAAATCAGATACtcatctgttgtgatggtgcttctagAGGAAATCCAAGAGCAGCAGGTATGGGATTTGTATGCAGAGGAGAGAATGGAGAGTTTATATATGCAGAATCAAGAGGATTGGGTATAGCAACAAACATCATAGCAGAAATAATGGCAATTATTGGAGCAGCTGAATGGGCAGTGGAGAATAACAGGTTTAATCTCTGTATTCAATCTGATTCAAATGCAGCAATAACAGCTTACACATCTGAGAAGATTCCTTTGATAGTTCAAGCAAGATGGCAGAGAATAAAGCTACTATTCAGGAGGATTCAAATTTTTCATAGTACGAGGGAAATAAATTTTACTACAGATGTTATGGCCAAGAAGGGTGCATGTCTGAGCAGGGGGATTCGTCAGAAGTACACAACAAAACCAAGATTTCTTCCTTCACTGGAAATGCCTGACAAAATATATTACAGATTCTGTTGA